Proteins from a single region of Pseudodesulfovibrio portus:
- a CDS encoding NAD kinase: protein MSSAIKQIACVASDTEQAREGLALLAERYPLADIEEADALVVLGGDGFMLQAVHDHMDAGLPFYGMNRGTIGFLLNRFDPDNLLRRLNAAQRHTLNPLVMTATDVDGRTSSALAFNEVALLRYSQQSANIRVLINGRQRLDRLICDGIMVATPAGSTAYNLSARGPIIPMGSNVLALTPVSPFRPRRWQGALLPHSAVVEFEILDADRRPVGAAADSFEVRDVRRVRVVEDHSRPAHILFDPDHSLEERIFNEQFVH, encoded by the coding sequence ATGAGCAGCGCAATAAAACAAATCGCCTGCGTGGCGTCCGATACGGAACAGGCGCGGGAAGGGCTCGCCCTTCTCGCCGAACGGTATCCGCTTGCGGACATCGAAGAGGCCGACGCCCTGGTGGTGCTCGGCGGCGACGGGTTCATGCTCCAGGCCGTGCACGACCACATGGATGCCGGGCTGCCCTTTTACGGCATGAACCGGGGCACCATCGGCTTCCTGCTCAACCGGTTCGATCCGGACAACCTGCTCCGACGCCTCAACGCGGCCCAGCGCCACACCCTGAACCCGCTGGTCATGACCGCCACCGACGTGGACGGCCGGACCTCCTCGGCCCTGGCCTTCAACGAGGTGGCGCTGTTGCGCTACTCCCAGCAGTCCGCCAACATCCGGGTGCTCATCAACGGCAGGCAGCGGCTGGACCGGCTGATCTGCGACGGCATCATGGTGGCCACCCCGGCGGGTTCGACGGCCTACAACCTGTCCGCCCGGGGACCGATCATCCCCATGGGCTCCAACGTCCTCGCCCTGACTCCGGTCAGCCCGTTCCGCCCCCGGCGGTGGCAGGGCGCGCTCCTGCCCCACTCGGCGGTGGTCGAGTTCGAAATCCTCGACGCGGACCGCCGTCCCGTGGGCGCGGCTGCCGACTCCTTCGAGGTCCGCGACGTCCGCCGCGTCAGGGTGGTCGAGGACCACTCAAGGCCCGCACACATCCTGTTCGACCCCGACCATTCCCTGGAGGAACGGATATTCAACGAGCAATTCGTGCATTAG
- a CDS encoding VOC family protein, which translates to MPVYSRTHGVFSWNELITSDLDSAREFYGNLLGWTFMESQTIHGQPYFVALKDETLIAGLMTREGNVPDDTPLCWDPYITVDDIDESARRVAELGGTVELPPTDIPNVGRFCVVRDPQGVSLNLVAYLDKAAE; encoded by the coding sequence ATGCCCGTCTATTCCCGTACGCACGGCGTATTCAGTTGGAATGAGTTGATCACCTCCGACCTGGATTCGGCCAGGGAGTTCTATGGAAACCTGCTCGGCTGGACCTTCATGGAGTCACAAACGATCCACGGTCAGCCCTATTTCGTAGCCCTCAAAGACGAAACCCTGATCGCGGGTCTCATGACCAGGGAAGGAAACGTCCCCGACGACACGCCTCTGTGCTGGGACCCCTATATCACCGTGGACGACATTGACGAGTCGGCCCGGCGAGTGGCCGAACTCGGCGGGACGGTGGAGCTTCCCCCCACCGACATTCCCAATGTCGGTCGTTTCTGCGTCGTTCGCGATCCCCAGGGGGTATCGCTGAACCTCGTCGCCTACTTGGACAAAGCCGCGGAATGA
- a CDS encoding nitroreductase family protein, with translation MDFKEILEKRRAINFFDPDRDVPEDLLRAVIEDAAKAPSSFNLQPWKLKVVRNPERRAALRAVAWDQPKVSEAPVVLIVLADREGWKEGNDTLEKHFKNNLVPEQRDWFINATTGLYGQSPEFIQAFANKNAGLFAMSLMYAASNHGLHTHPMDGFDLEGVRREFNIPDNYWIPMLIAVGHLKPGAEIAPKAWRQSVDEIILD, from the coding sequence ATGGATTTCAAGGAAATTCTCGAAAAGCGGAGGGCCATCAACTTCTTTGATCCCGACCGCGACGTCCCGGAAGACCTGCTGCGCGCGGTCATCGAGGACGCGGCCAAGGCCCCGTCGAGCTTCAACCTCCAGCCGTGGAAGCTCAAGGTGGTGCGCAACCCCGAACGCAGGGCGGCCCTGCGGGCCGTTGCCTGGGACCAGCCCAAGGTGTCCGAGGCACCGGTGGTGCTCATCGTGCTGGCCGACCGCGAAGGCTGGAAGGAAGGCAACGACACCCTTGAGAAGCACTTCAAGAACAACCTTGTGCCCGAACAGCGCGACTGGTTCATCAACGCCACGACCGGGCTCTACGGACAAAGCCCGGAGTTCATCCAGGCCTTTGCCAACAAGAACGCCGGGCTGTTCGCCATGTCGCTGATGTACGCCGCGTCCAACCACGGGCTGCACACGCATCCCATGGACGGCTTCGACCTTGAAGGCGTGCGCAGGGAGTTCAACATTCCGGACAACTACTGGATACCCATGCTCATCGCCGTGGGCCACCTCAAGCCGGGTGCGGAGATCGCGCCCAAGGCGTGGCGGCAGTCCGTGGATGAGATCATCCTGGATTAG
- a CDS encoding citrate synthase, producing the protein MPIDKKYITDKNAQLIIEGKTFELPIIIGSENEHAVDISCLRNETGYITYDPGYANTGSCSSSITFVDGENGILRYRGYPIEDLAAHATFIETAYLLIFGELPTRAERQELRDILSEQELLHEGLRHHFEGFPSNGHPMAILSAVVNALGPYHPDLLEITSKEDFLRAAAKIISKVRTIAAWAFRKAQGLPFVYPDPKLSYCRNFLHMMHSIPYKQFEPTDAQVRALSLFFLLHADHEQNCSCSTVRMVQSTEANLFASVSAGICALWGRLHGGANAGVIEMLQNIHDGDLSIQECLERVKKKEFRLMGFGHRIYKSFDPRAKILRQAAHDMLASTGNDDPLLDIALELADAAMSDEYFTERKLYPNVDFYSGIILRALGIPVNMFPVMFAIGRMPGWIAHWNEANMDEAGRIHRPRQIYTGNKPRKYIPLDSRL; encoded by the coding sequence ATGCCCATTGACAAAAAATACATCACCGACAAGAATGCCCAGCTCATCATTGAAGGCAAGACCTTCGAGCTGCCCATCATCATCGGCTCGGAGAACGAGCACGCCGTCGACATCTCCTGCCTGCGCAACGAAACCGGATACATCACCTATGATCCGGGCTACGCCAACACAGGCTCCTGTTCCAGTTCGATCACCTTCGTCGACGGCGAAAACGGCATCCTGCGCTACCGAGGCTACCCCATCGAGGACCTGGCGGCCCACGCGACCTTCATCGAGACCGCCTACCTGCTCATCTTCGGGGAGCTGCCCACCCGCGCCGAACGCCAGGAACTGCGCGACATCCTGAGCGAGCAGGAGCTGCTCCACGAAGGACTGCGCCACCACTTCGAGGGCTTCCCGTCCAACGGCCACCCCATGGCCATCCTGTCCGCCGTGGTCAACGCGCTGGGCCCCTATCATCCCGACCTGCTGGAAATCACCTCCAAGGAGGACTTCCTGCGCGCGGCCGCCAAGATCATCTCCAAGGTCCGCACCATCGCGGCATGGGCCTTCCGCAAGGCCCAGGGGTTGCCCTTCGTCTACCCGGACCCGAAGCTCTCCTACTGCCGCAACTTCCTGCACATGATGCACTCCATCCCGTACAAGCAGTTCGAGCCCACCGACGCCCAGGTCCGCGCCCTGTCGCTCTTTTTCCTGCTGCACGCGGACCACGAGCAGAACTGCTCCTGCTCCACCGTGCGCATGGTGCAGTCCACTGAGGCCAACCTGTTCGCCTCGGTTTCGGCCGGCATCTGCGCCCTGTGGGGCCGTCTGCATGGCGGCGCCAACGCGGGCGTCATCGAGATGCTGCAGAACATCCACGACGGAGACCTGTCCATCCAGGAGTGCCTCGAACGGGTCAAGAAGAAGGAATTCCGTCTCATGGGCTTCGGCCACCGCATCTACAAATCCTTCGACCCGCGCGCCAAGATACTGCGCCAGGCCGCCCACGACATGCTCGCATCCACGGGCAACGACGATCCCCTGCTGGACATCGCCCTGGAGCTGGCCGACGCGGCCATGAGCGACGAATACTTCACTGAGCGCAAGCTCTATCCCAACGTGGACTTCTACTCCGGCATCATCCTGCGCGCGCTGGGCATCCCGGTGAACATGTTCCCGGTGATGTTCGCCATCGGCCGCATGCCCGGCTGGATCGCCCACTGGAACGAAGCCAACATGGACGAGGCGGGCCGCATCCACCGCCCGCGCCAGATCTACACCGGCAACAAGCCGCGCAAGTACATCCCGTTGGATTCGCGGCTCTAG
- a CDS encoding tRNA-binding protein → METIEWSEFERVELRVGTIVRAEEFPEARVPAYKVWVDFGEEIGERKSSAQITKLYELDELVGRQVVAVVNFPPKQIGPMRSECLVTGFYREDGVVLAVPDKACPNGLKLG, encoded by the coding sequence ATGGAAACAATAGAGTGGAGTGAATTCGAGCGGGTGGAATTGCGCGTGGGCACCATTGTCCGGGCCGAGGAGTTTCCCGAGGCGCGCGTCCCGGCCTACAAGGTCTGGGTGGATTTCGGCGAGGAGATCGGGGAGCGCAAATCCAGCGCCCAGATCACCAAGCTCTACGAGCTCGACGAGTTGGTGGGCAGGCAGGTGGTCGCGGTGGTCAATTTCCCGCCCAAGCAGATCGGGCCGATGAGGTCCGAGTGCCTGGTCACCGGTTTCTATCGCGAGGACGGCGTGGTCCTGGCCGTGCCGGACAAGGCGTGCCCCAACGGCTTGAAGCTCGGGTAG
- a CDS encoding 4Fe-4S dicluster domain-containing protein — MGKTKKGSGNVSRRGFLKAMGVGGAGMLIPASAAAVGEPRVPGPSDGELATLLDLSKCIGCGECVSACRESNAEKLPEPEKPFAAMSPAKRARPEDWSDKRDIDDRLTPYNWLFIQNAEVEYKGESFDINIPRRCMHCQNPPCANMCPFGAAGKDLNGITRIHDDLCLGGAKCRTVCPWNIPQRQSGVGLYKDLLPRFAGNGVMYKCDRCYQKLEKGELPACIEVCPENVQTIGPRHEIVAEARRLAKEMNGFIYGLDENGGTNTLYVSPVPFDRINAVIDKHPLNKPVGKGLGPGKPHMGPVEDVMADETNLATATLLAPIAGIAAGFLGLGAKLMGKEGDDES, encoded by the coding sequence ATGGGTAAAACGAAGAAGGGGTCCGGGAACGTCAGTCGGCGTGGTTTCCTCAAGGCCATGGGCGTGGGCGGGGCCGGGATGCTTATTCCCGCCTCGGCGGCGGCCGTTGGCGAGCCGCGCGTCCCCGGGCCTTCGGACGGCGAGCTGGCGACGCTGCTCGACCTTTCCAAATGTATCGGCTGCGGCGAGTGCGTCAGCGCCTGCCGCGAGTCCAACGCCGAAAAGCTTCCGGAGCCTGAAAAGCCGTTTGCGGCCATGTCTCCGGCCAAGCGCGCCAGGCCCGAGGACTGGTCAGACAAGCGCGACATCGACGACCGCCTGACCCCCTACAACTGGTTGTTCATCCAGAACGCCGAGGTGGAGTACAAGGGCGAATCCTTTGACATCAACATCCCCCGCCGCTGCATGCACTGCCAGAACCCGCCCTGCGCCAACATGTGCCCCTTCGGCGCGGCCGGCAAGGACTTGAACGGCATCACCCGCATTCACGACGACCTCTGCCTGGGCGGGGCCAAGTGCCGCACGGTCTGCCCGTGGAACATCCCGCAACGCCAATCGGGCGTGGGACTGTACAAGGACCTTTTGCCGCGATTCGCGGGCAACGGGGTCATGTACAAGTGCGACCGCTGCTACCAGAAGCTGGAAAAGGGCGAGCTGCCCGCCTGCATCGAGGTCTGCCCGGAGAACGTGCAGACCATCGGGCCGCGCCATGAGATCGTGGCCGAGGCCAGGCGGCTGGCCAAGGAGATGAACGGGTTCATCTACGGCCTGGACGAGAACGGCGGCACGAATACCCTCTATGTTTCGCCCGTGCCGTTTGATCGCATCAACGCGGTCATCGACAAGCACCCGCTGAACAAGCCGGTGGGCAAGGGGCTCGGACCCGGCAAGCCGCATATGGGCCCGGTCGAGGACGTCATGGCCGACGAGACCAACCTGGCCACGGCCACGCTGCTGGCCCCGATCGCGGGCATTGCCGCCGGGTTCCTCGGCCTGGGCGCGAAGCTGATGGGCAAGGAGGGCGACGATGAAAGCTAG
- a CDS encoding 4Fe-4S ferredoxin, translating to MKARPYSRWISRLFILLVGSLAFTGLLQMPLARRYYLTDLPGMAWTGDFYFVHRLHYVLAALFLLLLGLVAANWFLAWRGKLALTGLGMARAVVIAGLVVSGAFRVYRNLPDVTLHPTAVLAIDWVHLTLVFVLGILALAALVGRRSAYAVRK from the coding sequence ATGAAAGCTAGACCGTATTCCCGCTGGATATCCCGGCTGTTCATCCTGCTGGTGGGTTCCCTGGCGTTCACCGGGCTGCTGCAGATGCCCCTGGCCCGGCGCTATTACCTGACCGATCTGCCCGGCATGGCCTGGACCGGTGATTTCTACTTCGTGCATCGGCTGCACTATGTCCTGGCCGCCCTGTTCCTGCTTTTGCTCGGCCTTGTGGCGGCCAACTGGTTCCTGGCATGGCGCGGCAAGCTCGCCCTGACCGGGCTGGGCATGGCCCGCGCTGTAGTGATCGCCGGGCTGGTTGTGTCCGGGGCATTCCGCGTCTATCGCAACCTGCCCGACGTGACCCTGCATCCGACAGCGGTCCTGGCCATCGACTGGGTCCACCTGACCCTGGTCTTTGTGCTGGGCATCCTGGCCCTGGCGGCGCTGGTCGGCAGACGGTCGGCCTATGCCGTGCGCAAATGA